One Gloeobacter morelensis MG652769 DNA window includes the following coding sequences:
- the uvrC gene encoding excinuclease ABC subunit UvrC, with translation MPNLIADPERLKERLELLPTSAGVYLMRDEAGEILYVGKAKNLRNRVRSYFQPGHDHSPRIAIMVGKVHDFELILTDTEAEALVLEDNLIKTHKPRYNVLLKDDKQYPYLCITWSEEYPRIFVTRRRGSGHPEDRYFGPYTDAGALHSTLGLLKKLFPLRQRNTPVFKDRPCINYEMGRCPGLCQRLIAPQEYRATIRQIQMILQGRTTELLAQLEEQMQAAAAAMHFEHAARLRDRITGLNQLGAHQKITVPDSSVSRDAVALAADASLVSIQLFQVRSGKLIGRLGFSAAASGEDPGRILQRVLEEHYRASAPEEIPIEVLTQHLLPEADILAAWLAEKKGRKVEIHAPQRQTKAELVEMVARNAEAELQRLERFSRRQEKGLIHLAEALELPSIPRRMECYDISHIQGTDTVASRVVFLDGAPAKQYYRHYKIRDPRIVAGRPDDFASMAEVISRRFARAESEPEGDLPDLVVIDGGKGQLSAARAVMEELSYGDVPTIGLAKRLEEVFLPGRSDPVILPEGDPALHLLQRIRDEAHRFAVSFHREQRGKRMTRSSLDDIPGIGPAKRKILLDTFRSVPVLEKASFEEISKTPGIGPRLAQVIHTYFHGKPQEAAEAREAEQTAYEVK, from the coding sequence ATGCCCAACCTCATCGCCGATCCCGAACGCCTCAAAGAGCGGCTCGAACTGTTGCCCACCTCGGCGGGCGTCTATTTGATGCGCGACGAGGCCGGGGAAATTCTCTACGTCGGCAAGGCCAAAAACCTCAGAAACCGGGTGCGCTCGTACTTTCAACCCGGGCACGACCACTCGCCGCGCATCGCGATCATGGTGGGCAAGGTCCACGATTTCGAGCTGATCCTCACCGACACCGAGGCGGAGGCCCTCGTCCTCGAAGACAACCTGATCAAGACCCACAAGCCGCGCTACAACGTGCTGCTCAAAGACGACAAGCAGTACCCCTACCTGTGCATCACCTGGTCGGAGGAGTACCCGCGCATCTTCGTCACCCGCCGGCGCGGCAGCGGCCACCCCGAGGACCGCTACTTCGGTCCCTACACCGACGCGGGGGCGCTGCACAGCACCCTGGGCCTGCTCAAAAAACTCTTTCCCCTCCGCCAGCGCAATACGCCCGTCTTCAAGGACCGTCCCTGCATCAACTACGAAATGGGCCGCTGTCCGGGCCTCTGCCAGCGGTTGATTGCGCCCCAGGAATACCGCGCCACCATCCGTCAGATCCAGATGATCCTCCAGGGGCGCACCACAGAACTGCTCGCCCAACTCGAAGAGCAGATGCAAGCGGCCGCCGCCGCGATGCACTTCGAGCACGCCGCCCGACTGCGCGACCGCATCACCGGCCTCAACCAGTTGGGCGCCCACCAGAAGATTACCGTCCCGGATAGTTCTGTCTCCCGCGACGCCGTCGCCCTGGCCGCCGACGCCTCCCTCGTCTCGATTCAGCTTTTTCAGGTGCGCTCGGGCAAGCTCATCGGCCGACTCGGTTTTTCGGCCGCCGCTTCCGGCGAAGATCCTGGCCGTATCCTCCAGCGCGTGCTCGAAGAGCACTACCGCGCCTCGGCCCCCGAGGAGATTCCTATCGAAGTGCTCACCCAGCATCTGCTGCCGGAGGCGGATATTCTGGCTGCCTGGCTTGCCGAGAAAAAAGGCCGCAAAGTTGAAATCCACGCCCCCCAGCGCCAGACCAAAGCCGAACTCGTCGAGATGGTGGCCCGCAACGCCGAAGCGGAGTTGCAGCGGCTGGAGCGCTTCTCCCGCCGCCAGGAAAAGGGCCTTATTCACCTGGCCGAGGCGCTGGAGTTGCCGAGTATTCCCCGGCGCATGGAGTGCTACGACATCTCCCACATCCAGGGCACCGACACCGTCGCCTCGCGAGTGGTCTTTTTGGACGGCGCACCGGCCAAGCAGTACTACCGCCACTACAAAATCCGCGATCCGCGCATCGTGGCAGGACGGCCCGACGACTTTGCCTCGATGGCCGAGGTGATCTCCCGCCGCTTCGCCCGCGCCGAGAGCGAGCCGGAGGGCGACCTGCCGGATCTGGTGGTGATCGACGGCGGCAAGGGACAACTTTCGGCCGCCCGCGCCGTCATGGAAGAACTCTCCTACGGCGATGTACCCACGATTGGCCTGGCCAAGCGCCTCGAAGAAGTCTTCCTGCCGGGCCGCTCAGACCCGGTAATCCTCCCTGAGGGCGATCCGGCTTTGCACCTGCTGCAGCGCATCCGCGACGAAGCCCACCGCTTCGCGGTGAGCTTCCACCGCGAGCAGCGCGGCAAGCGCATGACCCGCTCCAGCCTCGATGACATCCCCGGCATCGGCCCCGCCAAGCGCAAGATCCTGCTCGATACCTTCCGCTCGGTGCCGGTGCTTGAAAAGGCGAGTTTCGAGGAGATCTCTAAAACCCCCGGCATCGGCCCGCGCCTGGCGCAAGTGATTCACACGTACTTCCACGGCAAGCCGCAAGAAGCGGCTGAGGCAAGAGAGGCTGAGCAGACTGCTTACGAGGTGAAGTGA
- the queF gene encoding preQ(1) synthase: MSDLPVASTPAEPVKYGERAIEEGRLITFPNPRPGRDYDIHITLPEFTCKCPFSGYPDFATIYLTYVPHEKVVELKALKLYINSFRDRYISHEEVVHVVLDDFVAASDPLRVHIKGDFNPRGNVHMVVEARYTRPDP; encoded by the coding sequence ATGAGCGATCTGCCAGTCGCCTCGACCCCCGCCGAACCGGTCAAGTACGGTGAGCGGGCCATCGAAGAAGGCCGGCTCATCACCTTTCCCAACCCCCGCCCCGGCCGCGACTACGACATCCACATCACCCTGCCGGAATTTACCTGCAAGTGCCCCTTTTCGGGCTACCCGGATTTTGCAACTATCTATCTCACCTACGTTCCCCACGAGAAGGTGGTCGAACTGAAGGCCCTCAAGCTCTACATCAACAGTTTCCGTGACCGCTACATCTCCCACGAGGAAGTAGTGCACGTCGTGCTCGACGATTTCGTGGCCGCAAGCGATCCGCTGCGCGTGCACATCAAGGGCGACTTCAACCCGCGCGGCAACGTGCACATGGTAGTCGAAGCCCGCTACACCCGCCCTGACCCCTGA
- a CDS encoding amidase, producing the protein MPSRRDFLAIGFGSIAAATLPRSARARAASADPAELTLAAAARLVRAGAVSSVELVQACLANIDKHDKQLNTFITVSAEQALAEAREAQAQIRRGDWRGPLHGIPLAIKDNIDTAGMRTTAASALFADRVPDEDAEVVRRLKAAGAVLLGKVNLHEFALGGTSAVSYFGAVHNPWILDRAAGGSSGGSAAAVACRMCFGALGTDTGGSIRTPASFCGIVGLKPTYGRVSNRNVIPLVWSLDHVGPMTRSVEDAALILNAIAGYDPQDLGSVDRPVPDYTAALAAPTAGLRVGVPQALFYDRLDPDVEAAVAGALEVLRGLTAEVRDVRLPMVASAASIGAAEIYAYHRPWFERSRGLYQISTRKRLDGAGKASGADYVHARREVERLRREVVKIFDTVDVLVTPTTPRPPYTIEQSLKRDETEQLPPVLSNPGPFNVFGLPAISIPCGFTRDGLPIGLQIVGAPFAEIKVLTLAHAYERATGWHSRKPTMKPTSPTRKATE; encoded by the coding sequence ATGCCATCGCGACGAGATTTTCTGGCCATCGGCTTTGGAAGCATTGCAGCAGCGACTCTCCCCCGCTCTGCCCGGGCGCGTGCAGCAAGCGCGGATCCGGCCGAGCTCACCCTGGCTGCGGCTGCAAGACTGGTGCGGGCCGGAGCGGTATCGTCGGTCGAACTAGTGCAGGCGTGTCTGGCCAATATCGACAAACACGATAAGCAACTCAACACGTTTATCACGGTGAGCGCCGAGCAGGCCCTCGCCGAAGCGCGCGAGGCGCAAGCACAGATCCGACGCGGCGACTGGCGCGGCCCTTTGCACGGCATCCCCCTTGCCATCAAAGATAATATCGACACCGCCGGGATGCGGACCACAGCGGCAAGCGCGCTGTTTGCCGACCGCGTCCCCGACGAAGACGCGGAGGTGGTCCGCAGGCTCAAAGCCGCCGGAGCGGTTCTTTTGGGCAAGGTGAACCTGCACGAATTTGCCTTGGGGGGCACCTCGGCGGTCAGCTATTTTGGAGCGGTCCACAACCCCTGGATCTTGGATCGGGCGGCGGGGGGATCCTCGGGCGGCTCGGCGGCGGCGGTGGCCTGCCGGATGTGCTTCGGGGCGCTCGGTACCGACACCGGCGGATCGATCCGCACCCCGGCCTCCTTCTGTGGCATCGTCGGCCTCAAGCCCACCTACGGCCGGGTCAGCAACCGCAACGTCATTCCGCTAGTCTGGTCGCTGGACCATGTCGGCCCGATGACTAGGAGCGTCGAGGACGCTGCCTTGATCTTGAATGCGATTGCCGGCTACGACCCCCAGGATCTCGGCAGCGTCGATCGCCCCGTCCCGGATTACACTGCTGCCCTGGCTGCACCCACGGCAGGATTGCGGGTGGGTGTGCCGCAGGCGCTCTTTTACGATCGCCTCGACCCGGATGTGGAGGCGGCGGTTGCTGGTGCTCTTGAGGTACTGCGCGGGCTCACCGCTGAAGTGCGCGATGTGCGTCTGCCCATGGTGGCGAGTGCGGCAAGTATCGGCGCGGCGGAGATCTATGCTTACCATCGGCCCTGGTTCGAGAGATCCAGGGGGCTCTATCAGATCTCGACCCGCAAGCGCCTGGACGGTGCCGGTAAAGCCTCGGGAGCCGATTACGTCCATGCGCGGCGCGAGGTGGAAAGACTGCGCCGGGAGGTGGTCAAAATTTTTGATACGGTCGATGTGCTCGTGACACCAACCACACCCCGGCCGCCCTACACCATCGAACAGAGCCTCAAGCGCGACGAAACCGAGCAACTGCCTCCTGTACTCAGTAACCCCGGCCCGTTCAATGTGTTCGGCCTGCCGGCCATCTCCATTCCTTGCGGTTTTACCCGCGACGGATTGCCAATCGGATTACAAATTGTCGGCGCGCCCTTTGCCGAAATCAAAGTGCTCACCCTCGCCCACGCCTACGAACGGGCAACCGGCTGGCACAGCCGTAAACCGACGATGAAGCCGACTTCGCCTACCCGCAAGGCGACTGAATAA
- a CDS encoding DUF302 domain-containing protein has protein sequence MNYYFSKILDCSFDEAIEQTKAALKHEGFGVLTQIDVHETFKNKLGVDFSPYTILGACNPSLAYQALLAENKIGTMLPCNVIVQQVEAGRVEVAAVDPVASMQAVENPKLKEQAAHVQQKLKTVVENL, from the coding sequence GTGAACTATTACTTCAGCAAGATCCTGGACTGCTCGTTTGATGAAGCGATTGAACAAACCAAAGCAGCGCTCAAGCACGAAGGATTTGGTGTGCTCACCCAGATCGACGTGCACGAAACTTTCAAAAACAAACTCGGGGTAGACTTTTCGCCCTACACGATCCTGGGGGCCTGCAATCCTTCTCTGGCTTACCAGGCTTTGCTCGCCGAAAACAAAATTGGAACGATGTTGCCTTGCAATGTGATTGTGCAGCAGGTGGAAGCCGGTCGGGTGGAAGTGGCGGCGGTGGATCCGGTGGCCTCCATGCAAGCCGTCGAAAATCCGAAGCTCAAAGAGCAAGCCGCACATGTGCAACAAAAACTCAAAACAGTGGTAGAGAACTTATAA
- a CDS encoding DUF3386 domain-containing protein, with amino-acid sequence MSEVQTQPSAADVFRAAYENRYTWDADFPGFEADFTLLLNGETHTGTAAILKDLSVRVETADPKAQEWLYNQLKDVVVHRKRSSFDAAHSKHTFSFDGEADETGALPVAVGGDAMGSNYKIRDNQVVQVSRTMGRMAFTINHLAKIDTSTGYLSTAYNAVFRNAQSGEVTAQRKFDDTYEEYEGYWVMTKQVVHSREGDTSTVTEITFTNLRPAQ; translated from the coding sequence ATGAGTGAAGTGCAGACGCAGCCCTCGGCCGCCGATGTGTTCCGGGCGGCCTACGAGAACCGCTACACCTGGGATGCCGATTTTCCGGGTTTCGAGGCGGATTTTACATTGCTGCTCAACGGCGAGACCCACACCGGCACCGCCGCCATCCTCAAGGACTTGAGCGTGCGCGTCGAGACTGCCGACCCCAAGGCGCAGGAATGGCTTTACAACCAGCTCAAAGACGTGGTCGTCCACCGCAAGCGCTCGAGCTTCGATGCGGCCCACAGCAAGCACACCTTCAGCTTCGACGGCGAAGCCGACGAGACCGGCGCTCTGCCGGTGGCCGTGGGCGGCGACGCGATGGGCTCCAACTACAAAATCCGCGACAACCAGGTCGTCCAGGTCTCCCGGACGATGGGGCGCATGGCCTTTACGATCAACCATCTGGCCAAGATCGATACCTCCACCGGTTATCTCTCGACCGCCTACAACGCCGTATTCCGCAACGCCCAGAGCGGTGAAGTGACCGCCCAGCGCAAATTCGACGACACCTACGAAGAGTACGAAGGCTACTGGGTGATGACCAAGCAGGTCGTCCACAGCCGCGAAGGCGACACCTCGACCGTGACGGAGATCACCTTTACCAACCTGCGGCCCGCCCAATAA
- a CDS encoding flavin-dependent dehydrogenase — protein MEQLLYLEVPAPTAKVREWLQVTFRPAFGTTSPTPDGFRLSFEDAEWVCFVWELQRTTYLKVFRWSGKPGSTEAAWLGDLKSLLEAAFPLAYPQLPAIDLSNQSIFEALRPHYPLTVHYFETRMENGEYALKKAYWWEKRWREGAAGRRAEPEPVIFQGRPAEVVPLTYDVIYCGAALGIIHAAAMARLGWRVAVIERGPFGGMNREWNISRSELESLVELGLFGREQVEGLILNEYYDGLNKFYDGNVPPRAKGKLLHTPTVLNVALDAEKLLHLCGEQVRAHGGAIFDCTEFDRIHVWEEGLVVEAHQLGTGERLRLGGRLCIDAMGSASPIALQLTGGRAFDSVCPTVGAVVRGFKPGVWDLKLGDVLCSHGDISRGRQLIWELFPGKGDEMAIYLFYYHQIHPDNPGSLLDLYEDFFAILPEYKRCDLGALELKKATFGYIPAGSALETQERRVAFDRLLTIGDAASLQSPLVFTGFGSLVRNLPRLCELLHTALQHDLLAAADLDCVRASQSNIAVTWLFSRAMMVPTGRRLSPERINAILNIYFDILADSPPGLVDAFLKDRLGWIEFTNLALRAAFKNPRILTWAVDVVGTETLVNWLPAYGRFAFDSLQSAVLGGWLPEVVRSARHRLEKTNPRLWYRLLAWSYRLTYGIGRPARTGFVLS, from the coding sequence ATGGAACAACTGCTCTACCTGGAAGTTCCGGCACCGACGGCGAAGGTGCGCGAGTGGCTGCAGGTCACCTTTCGCCCCGCCTTCGGCACCACCTCGCCCACGCCGGACGGCTTTCGGCTCAGCTTTGAAGATGCCGAGTGGGTGTGCTTCGTCTGGGAATTGCAGCGGACGACTTACTTAAAGGTCTTTCGCTGGAGCGGCAAACCAGGTTCCACTGAAGCCGCCTGGCTAGGAGATCTCAAAAGCCTTCTGGAGGCGGCTTTTCCGCTTGCCTACCCGCAACTGCCCGCCATCGACCTGAGCAACCAATCGATCTTCGAGGCGCTGCGCCCCCACTATCCGCTCACGGTGCACTACTTCGAGACGCGGATGGAAAACGGCGAGTACGCCCTCAAAAAAGCCTACTGGTGGGAGAAGCGCTGGCGGGAGGGAGCTGCAGGCCGGCGGGCCGAACCGGAGCCGGTGATTTTCCAGGGTCGGCCCGCCGAGGTGGTGCCGCTCACCTACGACGTCATTTACTGCGGCGCCGCCCTCGGGATCATTCACGCCGCCGCCATGGCCCGCCTCGGTTGGCGGGTGGCGGTGATCGAGCGCGGCCCGTTTGGCGGGATGAACCGCGAGTGGAACATCTCCAGAAGCGAACTCGAATCGCTCGTCGAACTGGGCCTGTTCGGCCGCGAGCAGGTCGAGGGGCTCATCCTCAACGAGTACTACGACGGGCTCAACAAGTTCTACGACGGCAACGTGCCGCCCCGGGCCAAGGGCAAACTGCTGCACACTCCGACGGTCCTCAACGTCGCCCTCGACGCCGAGAAGCTGTTGCACCTGTGCGGAGAACAGGTGCGCGCCCACGGCGGCGCTATTTTCGACTGCACCGAGTTCGATCGCATCCACGTCTGGGAGGAAGGTCTGGTTGTCGAAGCCCACCAACTGGGCACCGGCGAGCGGCTGCGCCTGGGTGGGCGGCTGTGCATCGACGCGATGGGATCGGCTTCGCCGATTGCCCTGCAGCTCACCGGCGGCCGCGCCTTCGACTCGGTGTGTCCGACGGTGGGGGCGGTGGTGCGCGGCTTCAAGCCGGGGGTGTGGGATCTCAAACTGGGCGATGTGCTCTGCTCCCACGGCGACATTTCCCGGGGCCGCCAGCTCATCTGGGAACTGTTCCCGGGCAAGGGCGACGAGATGGCGATTTATCTGTTCTATTACCACCAGATCCACCCCGACAACCCCGGTAGCCTGCTCGATCTGTACGAAGATTTCTTCGCGATCCTCCCCGAATACAAGCGCTGCGATCTCGGTGCGCTCGAATTAAAAAAGGCGACCTTCGGCTACATTCCAGCCGGATCCGCCCTGGAGACGCAAGAGCGGCGGGTGGCCTTCGACCGGCTTTTGACCATCGGCGATGCCGCCTCGCTGCAGTCGCCCCTGGTCTTCACGGGCTTTGGCTCGCTGGTGCGCAATTTACCCCGGCTGTGCGAATTGTTGCACACGGCCTTGCAGCACGATTTGCTCGCCGCCGCCGATCTCGACTGTGTGCGCGCCTCCCAGAGCAACATCGCCGTCACCTGGCTTTTTTCGCGGGCGATGATGGTGCCTACCGGTCGGCGGCTCTCGCCCGAGCGCATCAACGCCATTCTCAACATCTACTTCGATATCCTGGCCGACAGCCCCCCCGGCCTGGTGGACGCCTTTCTCAAAGACCGCTTAGGCTGGATCGAATTTACGAATCTGGCCCTGCGCGCCGCCTTCAAAAACCCCCGCATCCTTACCTGGGCCGTGGACGTAGTGGGCACCGAGACGCTCGTCAACTGGCTTCCGGCCTACGGCCGCTTTGCCTTCGATTCGCTGCAAAGTGCCGTGTTGGGCGGCTGGTTGCCGGAGGTGGTGCGCTCCGCCCGCCACCGCCTTGAGAAAACCAATCCCCGCCTCTGGTACCGCCTGCTGGCCTGGAGCTACCGGCTCACCTACGGTATCGGCCGCCCGGCGCGAACCGGATTTGTGCTCAGTTAA
- a CDS encoding TonB-dependent receptor, translated as MHSSSRPQSAGRWNAAAFCWWLVFAPLAAAAEVPHLAELERPGTAAGLLSQQPSPQSPAAVPPPDSAPAQPVSNFVLEDVNVTANRRTQSDLSTPLAITVIPKEEIDRRRARATTLADLLNTVPNFSQSFTGGRFISQPRLRGGLGGRGSQSGLLILVDGIRRNNTNGTEDYLLDFPVDQIERIEVIRGAASVLYGTEAVDGVINLITRRSVTEQPARLSANFDFGSSETFRTGIGLSGKAGPVRYLTRFSTQNVGDYRDATGQTQVRNRFDAQNYLARLTYEFDRNSELEFEFLASRTQNLFLPIVSDGGAVFDFSFPYRNRDQYAFTYRHNNLFGSEFQARLYYTGFERNFRNNIFLAAGPGVLIPTSLQDQRPILTSLGGIAQFVSTLGSAKITWGLDAYNESYSNNDTELTSGIADSTPQRPSGYQRSIAPFAQAAVPVAAGLNLTAGLRWDNYRQQAEATALNPVCPLPFLPPGVPCPFPLPPDSFPGNVRETSELIPAAGLTWEFAPGYALRASYGRAIRNPNFFELYGGPQSVGVTLGNPGLTTERSETYDIGIRVRQGRLRADIGYFLSNFDNKIVAQALPEFGGLVLLPANIRRVQGYGYEAEASWEIIDGLTVFGSYGTVTAYDQDTGTRIGAAQGYQLVPAQASVGLRFQERTGFYAQAIVRNVPSYFATAPAGQGNGFTVLDFDLGVPLSGATRLGIGVTNLTDALYREPFTTFNAPGAQIFASLATEF; from the coding sequence ATGCACAGTTCATCCCGCCCGCAGAGCGCGGGCCGGTGGAACGCGGCTGCGTTCTGCTGGTGGCTTGTCTTCGCCCCGCTCGCCGCGGCCGCGGAAGTGCCCCACCTGGCCGAGCTTGAGCGGCCTGGCACTGCCGCGGGATTGCTGAGCCAGCAGCCGTCCCCGCAGAGCCCGGCAGCCGTCCCACCGCCCGACAGCGCGCCTGCACAACCGGTTTCGAACTTTGTGCTCGAAGATGTGAACGTCACAGCCAACCGCCGCACCCAGAGCGATCTGAGCACGCCCCTGGCGATCACCGTGATCCCCAAAGAAGAAATCGATCGGCGGCGGGCGCGGGCCACGACCCTGGCGGATTTGCTCAATACCGTCCCTAACTTCAGCCAGTCGTTTACAGGGGGCCGCTTCATCAGCCAGCCGCGCTTGCGCGGCGGCCTCGGGGGACGGGGATCTCAGTCAGGGCTGCTCATTTTGGTGGACGGCATCCGCCGCAACAACACCAACGGCACCGAGGACTACCTGCTCGATTTTCCCGTCGATCAGATCGAGCGCATCGAGGTGATCCGCGGAGCGGCTTCGGTCCTGTACGGAACGGAAGCCGTGGACGGCGTGATCAACCTGATCACCCGCAGGAGTGTGACTGAGCAGCCTGCGCGCCTAAGCGCCAACTTCGATTTTGGGAGTTCCGAGACCTTTCGTACCGGCATCGGCCTGAGCGGCAAAGCAGGTCCGGTGCGCTATCTGACGCGCTTTTCGACCCAGAACGTCGGGGACTATCGGGATGCCACCGGACAGACCCAGGTGCGCAACCGCTTCGATGCGCAGAACTATCTGGCCCGCCTCACCTACGAGTTCGATCGCAACAGCGAACTGGAATTCGAGTTTCTCGCCTCGCGCACCCAGAACTTGTTTCTGCCCATCGTCTCCGACGGCGGCGCGGTGTTCGATTTTTCTTTTCCCTACCGCAACCGCGACCAGTACGCCTTCACCTACCGCCATAACAACCTGTTTGGCAGTGAGTTTCAGGCGCGGCTTTATTACACCGGCTTCGAGCGCAACTTCCGCAACAATATCTTCCTGGCCGCCGGTCCCGGGGTGTTGATCCCCACTTCACTGCAGGATCAGCGGCCGATTCTGACGAGTCTGGGCGGCATCGCCCAGTTCGTGAGCACCCTGGGATCTGCCAAGATCACCTGGGGTCTCGACGCCTACAACGAGAGCTACTCCAACAACGACACCGAGCTCACCAGCGGTATCGCCGACTCGACACCTCAACGCCCGAGCGGCTACCAGCGCTCCATCGCCCCCTTCGCCCAGGCGGCTGTGCCAGTTGCTGCGGGGCTCAACCTCACCGCCGGTCTGCGCTGGGACAACTACCGCCAGCAAGCCGAGGCCACCGCCCTCAACCCGGTCTGTCCGCTGCCTTTTTTGCCCCCCGGCGTGCCCTGCCCCTTTCCACTGCCGCCCGACAGCTTTCCGGGCAATGTGCGCGAGACGAGTGAACTCATCCCAGCGGCGGGCCTCACCTGGGAATTCGCTCCGGGCTATGCTCTGCGCGCCAGTTACGGCCGGGCCATCCGCAACCCGAACTTTTTCGAGCTGTACGGCGGTCCCCAGAGCGTCGGTGTCACCCTCGGCAATCCGGGCCTCACCACCGAGCGCTCCGAGACTTACGACATCGGCATCAGGGTGCGCCAGGGCCGATTGCGCGCGGATATCGGTTATTTTCTAAGCAACTTCGACAACAAAATCGTCGCCCAGGCGCTGCCCGAGTTCGGTGGGCTAGTGCTGCTGCCGGCCAATATCCGGCGGGTGCAGGGCTACGGCTACGAGGCGGAAGCCTCCTGGGAAATCATCGACGGCCTGACGGTATTCGGCAGCTACGGCACCGTCACCGCCTACGACCAGGACACCGGCACGCGCATCGGTGCCGCCCAGGGCTATCAGCTCGTGCCTGCCCAGGCGAGCGTTGGGCTACGCTTTCAGGAGCGCACCGGTTTCTACGCCCAGGCGATTGTGCGCAACGTGCCCAGTTACTTTGCCACCGCCCCGGCCGGTCAGGGCAACGGATTTACCGTGCTGGACTTTGATCTGGGGGTGCCACTGAGTGGGGCCACCCGCCTGGGGATCGGCGTCACCAACCTCACCGACGCGCTATACCGCGAGCCGTTTACGACCTTCAACGCCCCCGGCGCCCAGATCTTCGCCTCGCTGGCGACGGAGTTTTGA
- a CDS encoding ABC transporter ATP-binding protein — protein sequence MAESPQVMETLAQAPLQMTDSANVHLHVLPGEWLGLIGASGAGKSTMLRLLARLLAPFGGVVRLDGRLVQAGDTLEAAQAMGLIPCGLAATGLTVWETAAVARAGSRGCRLGSEDRQAVNWALERAGVAPLADRLAEPLLGAARQRLFVALALLHSPRVLLLDDPTIALDAREQLALLQLLADFKRTEQLAVVTVFDDLNLAARFCERLLLLRDGRPVAGGTPAQVLTAPLLEQVMGVEFYRLETPFGLQVFPVRILSE from the coding sequence ATGGCTGAATCCCCTCAGGTGATGGAAACGCTTGCGCAGGCACCCTTGCAGATGACCGACAGCGCCAATGTGCACCTGCACGTTCTGCCGGGGGAGTGGCTGGGGCTGATTGGGGCGAGCGGAGCAGGCAAATCGACGATGTTGCGGCTGCTGGCCCGGTTGCTCGCGCCTTTTGGAGGGGTCGTGCGCCTGGACGGCCGGCTGGTGCAGGCGGGGGACACGCTGGAGGCGGCCCAGGCGATGGGGCTCATTCCCTGCGGTCTGGCGGCCACGGGCCTGACGGTCTGGGAGACGGCGGCCGTGGCGCGGGCCGGTTCGCGCGGCTGCCGGTTAGGGAGCGAGGATCGCCAGGCGGTCAATTGGGCTCTGGAGCGCGCCGGGGTCGCTCCTCTGGCCGACCGGCTGGCCGAACCGCTTTTGGGGGCGGCCCGCCAGCGGTTGTTTGTTGCCCTGGCGTTGCTGCACAGTCCGCGGGTATTGTTGCTGGACGATCCGACCATCGCCCTCGATGCGCGCGAGCAACTGGCGCTGTTGCAGTTGCTGGCCGATTTCAAGCGCACCGAGCAACTGGCGGTGGTGACGGTATTCGACGATCTCAATCTGGCGGCGCGCTTTTGCGAGCGGCTGCTATTGTTGCGCGACGGCCGGCCGGTGGCCGGGGGTACCCCTGCGCAGGTGCTTACCGCACCGCTGTTGGAACAGGTGATGGGCGTCGAATTCTATCGGCTCGAAACGCCCTTCGGCCTGCAGGTGTTTCCTGTTCGGATTCTTTCGGAGTAA